The sequence ctctcagcggtcgcaggttttttatagttaagtacacagatgacccgcgcccccctttaaaggtcgtTGCGCCCCCCCTGGTAGAGTATAGGGATATTCCTCATAATGAGTTTCCAAGCTCTCTTGGAAGAAGTAATAACAAAGGTAAGTTTCCTCGgtaaaaaaagcaagagttttattAGTCCGttagttaacttatcaaaaaatactcgacacgtaattttttttcactttttcaaacttatgaaaatttaaagagatacttatagcgcgccaaagttcaaaagaagaagcccgtgacgtcaatgagtgataaaagtgcagcacttggtgatgtcgcgcggaacttcaacgcaccctaactttgtaattatttgtttgattgacaaataaaaatatatagtgtccaatattttttgatgtaATTGCCGGAAGAAAcgtttttttttaggaaactaacCTATaccctgatgaacataggctttAGATAGAATATTATCAAAAAGGGATTTTAGTGGCGGTACAAAGTTCACCGGATCAGTTACAAAAGATATGTGCCACGTTGGTTAAGTTTTCTGAATCTATCGACAGTGTACAAACAAATGTgcgaaaaaaaaagttaagcaAGCTTGTTTTGACTGGAGTAGCCTTTTATTACCGTTAACCTAGGTCTAGCTACATATTCTATTATGTCTGGTACTGAAATAGATTAAAAGTAATTTCACTTTGAAAAGAAGTAGTTTTCAAAGCAAGAAACAATAACACATTCAGTGTAGTCAACACAATAGCCTATTGAAAACCTGAAAAAAGCATTAGAAATTATTGAAACCTAATGTCATGGTAAAACGCCTGAAAAACGCTGTGTAACATAGGTAAACCAATTTTTACCAAATTGCAAtcttaacgttatagttacctactcgtattaattGAAATCCATGAAAAATGGTTTGCAGTGTACACtttctatttttcttttcttttctatatTTGTAAAAGCGAagggtcactgactgactgattgactcactcactcatcacgaaatctcaaatTAACGAAGACCAGTTGATATCAAATAGTACAAATCAATATTATCTTTTGAATATGATTCAACAGTAATTGACGCAATTTTTGATGATGGAGTAGGTACATAGTCTGTTTATAATAGCCTAGgtaacaaaaaatgttttttttttaataaatcagtCTTCTTCTGCAAATAAcggatttttttgtatttttcagtCAAGTCTTGATCTTTAggactcatcatcatctcacAAAAACCCAAGGCGAATAGTTTTTGAGTTcacaaaaagaaagaaatgaaaattaaaaataaactgccTCCGCGGCTCCGTTGTAAATCTGCTTATTCTAGCGaaagtgttttttaaagaaTCTCATCTAAATATTGGTGGTaagaccacgagccggaagatgtagtgtgggcagacctcccactaggtggaccgacgatctggtgaaggtcgcgggaggtgcctggatgcgggcagcgcaggaccggtctttgtggaaatccttggggaaggcctttgtccagcagtggacgtcattcggccgATACGAacggttttttttttgttttattttatccacaacgaggaaactcttggcctgtatctcacctgatggaaagtgacgatcaggccgaaggtggaagcgagcttcacccggaatcctcaaccacagaggaactagctatcttacctctaactgccggaccacaacaatgctgttaacattattgttatggcgacagacttaggtaagatggtggtagctatccaggcggacttagaccaagccctaccaccaaccaaaccgaacagaaaaatctgcccccactgggaatcgaacccgggacctctgcgtctgaagcaggtggtcttactacTAGACCACATTGATTGATGCACTTACCAAGGCCCAAAGTAAGGCAGAGTCCATCCTGGGCCACGAAACCTTCGGGGCAGTTGCAGAATCCTTCGCCTTGATCGTTCTTGACGCACTGGATCTCCAGCTCACCGGCCAGGCAGTCGCTGTCTACCTCGCACAGTTCGCCGATACCTGGTGGGGGAAAGGGATGGAGGATTAGCTCAGATTGTTAGTTGAACTGGCGCTATCCAACTCGCACAGTATCCGATAAGTGGTGGGGGAAAGAGATGAAGGTTTAGGTTCAGAGCAAAGATTGCAAAATAGagactaaggctggttttagagtcacgctgacgcacgctgaccgtcagcgctgacagccgaaatgtatgaagcgtcggcgctgagcgatcagcgtcactcaggaacgttcccttcaattacatataatatattgatctgtcagcgccgacgatcggtcagcgcgattctaaaacccgccttatgcccgttttcaccatcaatcccaaatttttaagtgacccctatgacaacaaaattcTTTGTGTAAAGTAAACattatttgtttaaatatttgtgtaCATACAGATTAATTAGTTAGatactttgttttattaaaacttatgtGAATGAACGTATAATTTATGGTTTCTTACCAGCGAACAATCTGCACATGCTTCTACTAGCATCCCACACTGCATCCTCAGGTATGCACTCGCAGCTTCTCAAGCCCCACTGCTGAGGCGGCCCGCAGCGGGAGGCGGCGCCGAAGGTGTGGCAGGTGGCGTCGGTCATGCAGCCGTCCGTTATCATGCGGGCCGCTGGAGATAGACAGAATAACATCATTGCAGCTCCGAAGGGATGCCGATCACATCCCctagcaggctctggattggccCAAGGAAatcgcaaacgtggtcgcctcaagcaaacttggcggcgcactgtagcagagaTAGATAgaataacatcatcatcattgcagccacaggacgtccattgctgaacgtAAATTAGAGACGTGAAGAAGCGCTGTAATGGTGCCACTGTGGAGCTTGCCAAAGCGCTGTCGAAGTTACTGTGTACCAGAGTTTAGCTTGATTATCGCTGACCATTAGTTGAGATGCTGGATCCAGCTTCTCTCTAGTGGTGGAACCCAGTATACCTACCATACAGAGATCCTAAAGGCGCCTTCAAATTAGAAGCGCTGCGGTGGCTGACATAAGAGAGAGGTAGCTAGCAAGCAGACGAatttagaacaagccctaccaaccaaaagaaaaagaagttcGATTCCTTCACTGGGATAGTGTTGCCAGATCAAATGAACCGATTATCCGGGAGAACAATACTTTTTCGGGATTTTAGGACCGGGAGAAAAAGTAACTAAATTGAAATTGGAAGATTTTGTCCTTTTCTTTCTGGGAATCGGGAAGATACCTATACAAAAAATTGGGAGAATCCCCCTAAATCCCGACCATCTAGCAACCCCATGGGAATGGAACCCGGGCCAGCCTCAGGTATGCACTCGCAGCTTCTCAAGCCCCACTGCTGAGGAGGCCCGCAGCGGGAGGCGGCGCCGAAGGTGTGGCAGGTGGCGTCGGTCATGCAGCCGTCCGTTATCATGCGGGCAGCTGGAGATAGACAGaatgacatcatcatcatcattgcagcTCCGAAGGGATGCCGATCACATCCCctagcaggctctggattggcccaaggaaaacgcaaacgtggtcgcctcaagcaaacttggcggcgcactgtagcagacgggCAGCTGGAGATAGACAGaatgacatcatcatcatcatcgtcatcattgcagccacaggacgtccactgctgaacataattaGAGCTGGCACCACTGTGGCGCGCTTGCCAAAGCGTCGTCGCAGCGCCATACCGTGACAAATTCGACATGGGTTGTGCTTTAAAAAATTGCATGAAAGCTAGTAGTACCATGGGTAGTACCATTGCAGCGCTTTCTCACGTCTCTAAATAAAATTGAAGGCAACTTAAGGATCTCTGTATTGTAGGCATACTGGGTTAGTCCACAAGAGATATTAAATGGAAGGTACCCGAAACTTAGCGTTACACTCGCAGGAACTGAGGCAAAACTTAGCATTATTAAATCCAAATATGCAAAAACCAATATAAGTAGGAGTTAGGAATTGGATCTTTTGTTGCGGACGTCTAAGACATCTTACTCGGATTATCTCACTCGGTATACCTATATCCCGTCCTTTTCAAGACGGAGCAGCACCCTTTTTTAGAATGCCAGGAGTCCCACTGAGTGATGATGAGGAGTATCTTTTCTCACAGGGCTTGAAACACAGCCGCTGAAAATCGACGTCGAGACATTTGAACTGAACTGTCACCTTTTTTGGGACAAGCTCACGACTTACAAATATTCTCTCAAAGAAAAACCCAAGGAGATTTTCAGATCTAGATTATCCTAAAGGGCTGAAGTAAGTTTACCTTTAACGCAGGTCCTCATATCGTCATCGAAGTAGAAGTTGGCTTGACAGGAGCACACTCCATCCCGGATCTCGGTGAACAGACCAACGCACTGCTCTGGTGTTGATGGTGACCCCAACTCTATGGAAAAAATGAGATCTTATAAAGTATTTGttattacatcatcatcatcattttgcaaAATTACGACCAAACAGATCGCTTACTGATCGTTGCCTGAAACCTGGAGTTTCCCGTGACCTATACCAAATCGTCCATTTACTGACTGGTAACACTGGTAACCCTGTTCATATTGCGTTTCTGATGATGAAGAAGAACAAGTAGTGAGGTCATTTATTTCTCTACTGCAGGAGAACGCTCTgtaatttaccagagacaaatggaggattttctTGGATGGCGTAAAAGGCGATTTTTTGAACGTAGGCTTTCCCATCCCGTCTGATCAGCTGGCCAAATCTTCAGTAGGTATGtctctctggtaaattagagaggatcgCGATCGTCCTTttgtagtggagactaaatgacctgatgatgatgaaatagaaTCACAGAAGGAGAGAGGAAGGAagaaggtggactgacgacctcatggAGATAGctagaaggcgctggatgctggCCATGTGGAAACCATTTGGGGTGGTCTAtattcagctgtggacgtcctgtggctaaaatgataaatgatgatgataatagaaTCACAGATGACTTAAATACAAACTCACCAGCCAGGCATAAGCTCTCGTCAGCATTAGGATAGTACCCCAAAGGGCACACACAGAAACCATATTGGGAGCACACCAATGGCGCATTACAAGGATCTGCAGCGTCACACGTCTGTCCATAAAGTGTTATTGCTTCAGATGAAAAGGATCGGGTGTCTTCTGACAAATCGGTGTCGGTGCTATTTGTGGCTTTTGTCTCTGTTGGGGAtgttagaaaaaataattaataaaaaaaatggtttaCTTTCTCACCACAACAACCTTTACATTATACAGGGtagccaaaacagtgaggtctaaaagaaaaatttagattccttacatcaaggtgtatgtAAATCAGCCCCTCAATCGATCAATTTgacaaaattttcattttccagGGTGGAAAGggcctaatgcccgttttcaccatcaatccctaatttttaagtgataacaggaattttgttttcataaggttcacttaaaaattagggatcgatggtgaaaacggacatgaGCCTACTATTTAGTTGAAAgaatactatttatttttaatcaaaattatggttttcaaaagtaatattatCAGCACTTACCAGCGTTTGTATCGAAGCACTCCAAGTTAGTCAGATGGCAGGCTCCACCCTCAAAGTGACAGTCTTGGTCTATCACACATCTGTCTCCAACCTCTGcaaaatttaaatgtaactTAGGCACAATATTCCCAAAGTTTTCGGAAATATTGCAAGTTTATTGCATCTGTTCGGGATTCGTCTAGCATCATATAGCTTAAAATTGCTTTAATAGCCatttatccggctcgaaggaccaataaAATGTAAGACTCCAAATCAGTCCTTAACTAGTGAAACTTAAAGTGCAAAATAGCTTACCCAGTCCCATCCTTCTGCACTCCCCCCTCTGCCTAAAGTAGTACCCCTCAGCACATTCACATGTTCCACTGCAGGTCATACTGAAGGGATCTCTGAGCACTCCCTGGCACTCCTCGTCGCGGGTGCACTCTTCTCCTAGGCCAGAGGAGGGCCAACACCGCCCTCTGAAGTAGTGGAAGCCGTCTTGGCAGAAGCAGTTGCCTACTGGAaggagaaaataatttatttgtacgtAACATCAGAATCTACCATATGGCTTTTTGGGCTTCAGCCCAGGGCCTCGTGGATTCGAGGGGCCCCCAGCTAagtcaagtcaaagtcaaaaatagACGATAGTGCGAAAGAGTATAATAGGTGGGCCCCTAAGTAGAATTTGGCCCCTAAACTCACGGTCCGGCCCTGCATACATGCCTGTTACAACACATACTTTTATAGTAGCTCTTGGGCGCGagcttcatccggaatcctTAACCACGAAGGAACTGTTGTTATTGTTACTGAACATTGTTATtatgctaaagcctggtccgtgagcacgtagaattttggccaattaccccaagctacccatccttatcgctcgcgcgtaattatattgctgtcgcgcagtgagtgtgcgagcgcgcaCAGGCTTTAGTATGCCACCCACAagctggaccgacgacctcataaaagtggcatgaaggcgctgaatgcaggtcgctcgctaccaatcggtcaatatggaaatcatttcgggatgcctatgttcagcagtgactgtggacgtcctgtggctgaaatgatgatgatgataacgaaGGAAGGAATGACAGTAATGATAATGTCATTACTAATGACAGTGTCTGGAGGTTTTAGACATACCTTGTGAAGTAGAATTTGCAGGTCTTCGACACTGGAAGCCTGTGAACAGCCTGGAACACTGGAAGTCGTCCATGCAGGGAGACCAGTAGTACGGGGCCACTGGAATGAGAAATAACAACTTACAAATTGATGAAAAACATCAACAACAATGTTGATTTTTCTATGCAgtaagcaggtatttgactgcaatgaagtgagatgcagtctaggatggtacatacgtGCCTTGAATACGCCCAGATTATTCTcgggaaagaaaataaaatataactgtaGCAAAAATTAGATAGCTTATGAATGCAAGTTTAGtttacgaggggctaacgggactattagtaatttgtgcaatacaaaatcttaaaaaaaaagtaagtacctatcacAAAATAGCAATTAGTTATTATCAACGAAATCTGATTCAAAACACATTTCTCTTCTTCTCTCAaaacagagggcttagtgtgagtttagtgaacgtttaaaaaatatattatatgtaaattttagttcttgaaagtttccgctaggggcgctgtgcaatccgtcatacatttaatgtcatttttacgcgctcactagtgaacggtttgatgtaaactcacactcatgGAAACCGGATCTAAGAGGAGTCTGGGTGTGGCACAGGTACTTATCAGCATAATCAGGTATGGTACTGGTACTTACGATCAGCACAGGCTGTGCCTCCCAGAACTGCCTGTTTGCCTGATGGACAGATGCACGCGCCGCTCACGCAAACGCTGTCAACCATGCTGGAACAGTCTGTGTCTTGGGAACACGACCAGATGGCCAGTACTGAGTGGCTGTGGAGGATGCATCCTGGAAAAAGACAAAACCATGctgaattataaataacttgaaaaaatctaactgcctaaggcgggaatcgaacccacgactgctctaccatctgagctacttagacactggataaACCCGCCGAAAATGCTAATTGTAAAACTCAactcggggaaccagacgcaggttatccctatattgttgacattcca is a genomic window of Ostrinia nubilalis chromosome 28, ilOstNubi1.1, whole genome shotgun sequence containing:
- the LOC135085288 gene encoding latent-transforming growth factor beta-binding protein 2; the encoded protein is MVGEKILLVLGCILHSHSVLAIWSCSQDTDCSSMVDSVCVSGACICPSGKQAVLGGTACADLAPYYWSPCMDDFQCSRLFTGFQCRRPANSTSQVGNCFCQDGFHYFRGRCWPSSGLGEECTRDEECQGVLRDPFSMTCSGTCECAEGYYFRQRGECRRMGLEVGDRCVIDQDCHFEGGACHLTNLECFDTNAETKATNSTDTDLSEDTRSFSSEAITLYGQTCDAADPCNAPLVCSQYGFCVCPLGYYPNADESLCLAELGSPSTPEQCVGLFTEIRDGVCSCQANFYFDDDMRTCVKAARMITDGCMTDATCHTFGAASRCGPPQQWGLRSCECIPEDAVWDASRSMCRLFAGIGELCEVDSDCLAGELEIQCVKNDQGEGFCNCPEGFVAQDGLCLTLGLELGQTCQITAECTGTPNTICANSVCSCDVGYEPFGDICAPVIGGTCASDSDCVIDNTVCTSFTCQCTTGFVEYDDICWTTSGMGFDAPCNVSAQCAAVMVGSACMDGTCQCADTHHFRDGGCWPRTGLFQSCSRSSECFLEDLIDRVQCRNSLCQCSFDYPYSEELGTCRSSASSIFGSSIVLVTALAYMIFS